The sequence CTCTGGGAAGACACATAAACAGGAAGAAATTAAGTATTGGCATATAGAGAAAATATGGTGTTAAATATGTGTCAGTATATGAAGAAGTGAGAGACAACATACATAAGATGAGCTGAAACGCGTGGAGCAAGACAGTTTTTCCAGCCTTAAAAGCAGATGTCCCAGAACCAATCCTCAGAGCGACCAACATAACTTTCAGGTATGTGCAAGCAATTATCAGTCCAACGATGGCAAAGCTAATTATGATGGTTAGTGTTTTTATGACTACTTGTATTTCATTCACAATTAAATGTCCCCAATAACAGATGATATTGACTGAAAAGACACGTTTTTCTACAAAAAAGCAAAATGCAATAAAATCTGCAAGCTGTGGAATGAGCCCCACTGTCCACATGATTGCAATGGCAGCACTAGATCTCTGTGCTGTGCACAGCTGTGCATGTCTAAGTGGGTGGCAAATGGCTGCGTAGCGTTCCAAAGACATGACCGCCAAATTGTAAGGAGTAATCCTAAATGCACAGGTGGAGAAGCTGACAATTGTATAGCAGACTGATAAAGGCATGTACAAATAGTACACAGATGAGGTAAAGAGAAAAAATGATATAGCTAGAAATGCTAGATCATTAACAAGCATGTGGATAAACAGTATATAGCGAGGGTTCTCTCGGACATGAGGAACTGTGAAGAAGGCTTTCAGTATAACAGCCATGAAGTACAAGAAGATGCTGAACAAGGGGAGCATCAGTATGAATAAAGTCACCCTTTGTGAGGTCTTATTGATGTATACAGTCACGTTGCTGTCGAGCTGGGTAGAGTTAACCATTAGTTTGAGTCCAAATCGCCTTTTCTTCTCTGTTGATAgtactaaaagaaaaaaataaacttaaattatttaaaaggGCGGATCTCATAAACTTGCTGCCTTCTCTTGGACAAATAAGCGTATCATAAAGTTGTACTTAAACTATCTATAAATTTCAACTAACATGTCTGAGTATAAATTTGAAATGATAACAGTCTTGGCTCTTTCCTTCTCCTCCCTTTCATATTCATTGCAATAGGCTTTGTCAGGGGCtgacccggggggcaggggggcttcGTCCCCCCTCCcagggccgctcagtctaaccgctgtttgggccgcaccccccccccaccctggatGCAATATTACTTGAATGTCACCAGCGGCAcaaaggcggccgcatcacatgacacgcgatgcggccgcctgtgcgccccacgtgctgaaatttgccagcccgcccgTGAAGCCATCACTACTGAAAGTTTTACTTTGTTGCTGCAATGTTGAAGTTTAACACAAAATGGTTAACCCTTAGTGCTGCAGAGAAGTATTGTAAAATTTTTATAAGATGACTGGAAGACTACGAAATGCAGCATTTGTGAATTCAGCAAAAGTGACAAAAGGCATCAATGTATAATAATACCAACGTGTACTTTGCACTGAACATTTTTTCACTGAAATACTTCCACAAGTTCCATTTTCACTGAacctattattttatttacagttatAATCCTG is a genomic window of Mixophyes fleayi isolate aMixFle1 chromosome 2, aMixFle1.hap1, whole genome shotgun sequence containing:
- the LOC142139762 gene encoding odorant receptor 131-2-like: MVNSTQLDSNVTVYINKTSQRVTLFILMLPLFSIFLYFMAVILKAFFTVPHVRENPRYILFIHMLVNDLAFLAISFFLFTSSVYYLYMPLSVCYTIVSFSTCAFRITPYNLAVMSLERYAAICHPLRHAQLCTAQRSSAAIAIMWTVGLIPQLADFIAFCFFVEKRVFSVNIICYWGHLIVNEIQVVIKTLTIIISFAIVGLIIACTYLKVMLVALRIGSGTSAFKAGKTVLLHAFQLILCMLSLTSSYTDTYLTPYFLYMPILNFFLFMCLPRVISPLIYGIRDEVLGKHMTNVCSSVRFLK